Proteins encoded by one window of Thunnus thynnus chromosome 3, fThuThy2.1, whole genome shotgun sequence:
- the nomo gene encoding LOW QUALITY PROTEIN: BOS complex subunit NOMO1 (The sequence of the model RefSeq protein was modified relative to this genomic sequence to represent the inferred CDS: deleted 1 base in 1 codon; substituted 1 base at 1 genomic stop codon), whose protein sequence is MEADSVFYTDRSGRVTSNLLLDQLPSYQSLLYRRKSSTGATKRRSSSRARLSSSGSGKWAVNTVNRNEEKQKNQTEQRPIRELAKTMAEKRRDKTQRLEDDRELSSWRQWRQSTRRYLRRLRDDAREWLSSLQLWRGHIHLIEGMFGTGILSYFSFLRFLVMLNLIIFVIMFSFVMLPIVIAPHVAGNITYNQNDGSVCSVYPSSARRGLVIFHEHITDLLSGGGFLEQTYLFYGYYKVDKIHFPMTTYNLPLAYLLATVAYLFLSLVWIVKRSATGFKRNLVQDEDRFQSFCNKIFAGWDFCITNENAVKLKRSSLLYELKTDLEEERIKQKIADRTRKEKCRIYLIRFILNLFVIGVLAACFYSIYVATIFSQEAQMDKKKENFIVDLIHEYLPSIVITLANFITPLLFSVIINFEDYSPAFEIRFTLMRCVFMRLTSIGVLLFSLWSQITDCEKESCICGYNHVLYSCWETRVGQEMYKLTIFDFIIIVAVTIFVEFPRKLIVKYCDCGLAKWWGQQEFAIPQNVLEIVYGQTICWIGTFYCPMLPAICTIKYFFIFYIKKVSLMNNCRPATRPFRASSSNFFFLGVLLIGLALACVPVTVSVAQINCSQACGPFVNYTTSWEVLPRTVSQLPHGVQTLLFALASEAFAVSFFVITCLAMFYVIALAGAHKRVINQLREQLVMEGRDKRFLIQKLCQAQRLSAVRSPVSKSQPRTSRSSPSYHTSFSNNFDEGVFLAHPPPVSSTHQLSWCGTGGSVLSLGSTTDQXSAKMLRITIRADMRALWVLFCIVYSQFLTVSSDDIVVACGGFVKSDVEINYSLIEIKLYTKQGSLKYQTDCAPINGYFMIPLYDKGDFVLKIEPPLGWSFEPTSVDLHIDGVSDICTKEEDINFVFTGFSVSGTVLSKGHLLGPAGVEVKLSPAGTEEKLQSVVTQPGGKYTFFKVLPGNFDITASHPSWSLEQSTTSVHVSNANAPAADHLVVGGYDVSGEVRSDGEPMKEVTFLLYSATVKREDVSGCNTSPVEGADSGDSSLVYLCSALSREDGTFLFPSLASGEYTVVPFYRGERITFDVAPSRMNFKVEHNSLKLEPIFRVMGFSVTGRVLNTVDGEGVPDATVSLNNQIKVVSKEDGSFRLENMTAGTYTIRVNKELMFFEPITVKIAPNTPQLPDIITAGFSVCGQISISRLPEGMKQQGRYKVTLTHQGQDKTSGRTVDSDPQGAFCFQAKPGDYSVQVSLPEVEVKAGLALQPQALEVSLVDRPLTDLLFTQFMASVSGKVYCLASCDDLSVTLQPVSRQGERRAVALSGSSDILSFSFDNVLPGKYKVSISHEEWCWKHKSMEVEVLDSDVLGVEFRQIGYILRCSLSHAITLEFFQDGSKPENVGVYNLSKGVNRFCLSKPGVYKVTPRSCHQFEQDFYTYDTSAPSILTLTAVRHHMTGLITTDKILDVTVTIKSSIESEPALVLGPLRSQEEQRQEQQLQEIQLRRQERERRAAEEDGGARDDSPPIQEKADELTGPFHYEFSYWARAGEKITVTPSSKELLFYPPEVEATITGESCPGRLVDISGRAGLFLEGKVSPELQGVEISITEKGAAAPLITVATNEMGAYSVGPLHSDRQYDISASKEGFVLSPVEGTQGDFKAFALAGVTFKIKSEDGHPLSGVLLSLSGGQFRSNLLTQETGLLTFNNLSPGQYYFKPMMKEFRFEPASQMITVEEGQNLSIDITGIKTAYSCYGAVQSLSGDAERDVAVEAVGQGECSLYSEDTITDEEGRFRLRGLLPGCKYLIQLRAEGNDHIERALPQHRAIEVGSNDIGGVNIIAFRQINQFDLSGNVITSPEHLATLSVKLYKSDNLDNPINSVSLGQSLFFHFPPLDRDGESYVLMLYSTLSRSQYDFTLPQVSFTSTGYHKHITLTFNPTRKVPDQDVAQGSYIALPLTLLLLLAAYNHEKVIPLLLQVVNRIQGVRSMAQASGDSAALDEAKRQAKRQKARRT, encoded by the exons GTAGTGTGTGCAGCGTGTATCCAAGCAGCGCTCGCCGAGGTCTTGTCATCTTCCACGAGCACATCACCGACCTGCTCTCTGGCGGA GGCTTCCTAGAACAGACCTATCTTTTCTATGGCTACTATAAAGTGGACAAAATCCACTTTCCAATGACCACCTATAACTTACCACTGGCCTACCTGCTGGCCACTGTCGCGTACCTCTTTCTAAGTCTTGTCTGGATTGTCAAAAG gTCTGCCACAGGATTCAAACGCAACCTGGTTCAGGATGAGGACCGCTTCCAGAGTTTTTGCAACAAGATCTTTGCTGGCTGGGACTTCTGCATCACCAATGAGAACGCTGTAAAGCTGAAGAGAAGCAGTCTGCTCTATGAGCTTAAG ACGGAtttggaggaggagaggatcaagcagaaaattgcagatcgCACCCGCAAAGAGAAGTGTCGGATTTATCTCATCCGCTTCATCCTCAACCTTTTTGTCATTGGTgttctggctgcttgcttctacAGCATCTATGTAGCCACTATCTTCTCCCAGGAAGCACAGATGGATAaaaaaaag GAGAATTTCATCGTGGATCTCATCCATGAGTATCTGCCCTCAATTGTTATCACCTTGGCCAACTTCATCACACCCCTCCTCTTCTCCGTTATCATCAACTTTGAGGACTACTCACCCGCCTTCGAGATCCGCTTCACCCTCATGAG GTGTGTCTTCATGCGGTTGACCAGTATTGGGGTtttgctcttctctctctggtCTCAGATCACTGACTGTGAAAAGGAGTCCTGCATCTGTGGCTACAACCATGTGCTTTACTCC TGTTGGGAGACCCGTGTTGGTCAGGAAATGTACAAACTCACCATCTTTgatttcatcatcattgtcGCAGTCACCATCTTTGTGGAGTTTCCCCGAAA GCTAATAGTGAAGTACTGTGACTGCGGTCTGGCTAAGTGGTGGGGCCAGCAGGAGTTTGCTATTCCTCAGAATGTGCTTGAGATTGTCTACGGTCAGACGATATGCTGGATCGGCACCTTCTACTGCCCGATGCTGCCTGCCATCTGCACCATCAAATACTTCTTCATCTTCTACATCAAAAAG GTATCATTGATGAATAACTGCCGTCCAGCCACACGTCCATTCAGAGCTTCCAGCTCCAACTTCTTCTTCCTCGGCGTGCTGCTGATAGGCCTGGCTCTGGCATGTGTGCCTGTCACAGTTAGTGTAGCACA AATAAACTGTTCCCAGGCATGTGGACCATTTGTTAATTACACCACCTCCTGGGAGGTGCTACCAAGGACGGTATCCCAGCTACCCCATGGAGTCCAAACGCTCCTCTTTGCTCTCGCTTCAGAGGCTTTTGCTGTTTCCTTCTTTGTCATTACATG TTTGGCCATGTTTTATGTGATCGCATTGGCTGGAGCTCACAAGAGAGTTATTAACCAACTAAGGGAGCAACTTGTCATG GAGGGCCGTGACAAGCGTTTCCTGATCCAGAAGCTGTGCCAGGCACAGAGGCTCTCAGCTGTCAGATCCCCTGTGTCCAAATCTCAGCCCCGCACCAGCAGAAGCAGCCCCAGCTACCACACCAGCTTCTCCAACAATTTCGATGAAGGAGTGTTCCTGGCACACCCACCTCCAGTCTCCTCCACACAT CAGCTCAGCTGGTGCGGAACCGGAGGCAGCGTGCTGTCGCTCGGCTCAACGACAGATCAG TAGTCAGCCAAAATGTTGAGAATTACGATCCGGGCAGACATGCGAGCCCTTTGGGTTTTATTCTGTATTGTGTATTCTCAGTTCCTTACCGTATCCTCCGATGACATAGTGGTGGCATGCGGAGGATTTGTGAAATCCGACGTTGAAATCAATTACTCTCTGATCGAG ATTAAACTATACACCAAACAAGGCTCCTTGAAATATCAAACTGATTGTGCTCCAATCAATGGCTACTTCATGATCCCTCTATATGACAAG GGAGACTTTGTTTTGAAGATTGAACCCCCCCTCGGGTGGAGCTTTG AGCCTACCAGTGTTGACCTTCATATAGATGGAGTCAGTGACATCTGCACAAAAGAGGAAGACATCAACTTTGTTTTCACTGGCTTTTCTGTTTCAGGAACG GTTCTGAGTAAGGGCCATCTCCTGGGCCCCGCAGGAGTGGAAGTCAAACTCAGCCCAGCGGGAACAGAAGAGAAACTCCAGAGTGTCGTCACACAGCCTGGAGGAAA GTACACCTTCTTCAAAGTGCTCCCCGGAAATTTCGACATTACAGCTTCCCATCCCTCTTGGAGTCTGGAACAG AGTACCACATCAGTGCACGTCTCCAATGCCAATGCCCCGGCTGCCGACCATCTGGTGGTCGGAGGCTATGACGTCTCGGGGGAAGTCCGCAGTGATGGAGAGCCCATGAAAGAGGTCACCTTCCTACTGTACTCAGCCACAGTCAAGAGAGAG GACGTCAGCGGCTGCAACACATCCCCAGTGGAGGGAGCAGATTCTGGGGACAGCTCCCTGGTCTACCTGTGCAGTGCTCTGTCCAGGGAAGATGGCACCTTCCTCTTCCCCTCACTGGCCAGTGGAGAATACACTGTG GTGCCGTTCTACAGAGGAGAAAGGATCACTTTTGATGTCGCTCCCTCTAGAATGAATTTCAAGGTGGAGCACAACAGTTTGAAGCTAGAG CCCATCTTTCGCGTCATGGGCTTCTCTGTGACAGGTCGAGTTCTCAACACCGTCGACGGGGAGGGTGTACCTGACGCCACGGTGTCCCTCAACAACCAGATCAAAG TTGTCAGCAAGGAAGATGGTTCTTTCCGGCTGGAGAACATGACAGCTGGTACCTACACCATCCGTGTCAATAAAGAGCTCATGTTCTTTGAGCCAATCACAGTAAAGATCGCCCCCAACACACCACAACTTCCTGACATCATCACGGCAGG GTTCAGCGTTTGTGGTCAGATCTCCATCAGCCGCCTGCCTGAAGGCATGAAGCAGCAGGGTCGCTACAAGGTCACTCTGACACACCAGGGCCAGGACAAGACCTCCGGCCGGACCGTCGACTCCGACCCCCAGGGAGCTTTCTGCTTTCAGGCCAAACCTGGAGACTACAGCGTCCAG GTGTCTCTCCCTGAAGTGGAGGTAAAAGCAGGCTTGGCTCTGCAGCCTCAGGCCCTGGAGGTCTCCCTTGTGGACCGGCCCCTCACAGACCTACTTTTCACCCAATTCATGGCCTCTGTCTCGGGGAAGGTCTACTGTTTAG CATCCTGTGATGACCTGTCAGTAACACTTCAACCCGTGAGTCGGCAAGGAGAGAGAAGAGCGGTGGCTCTTTCTGGCAGCAGCGACATCCTCAGCTTCTCTTTTGACAACGTTCTTCCCGGGAAATACAAAG TGAGCATTTCTCATGAGGAGTGGTGCTGGAAGCACAAGTCCATGGAAGTGGAGGTTCTGGACTCTGACGTCTTGGGAGTGGAGTTCAGACAGATTGGCTACATCCTGCGCTGCTCCCTCTCCCATGCCATCACTCTG GAGTTCTTCCAAGATGGCAGCAAACCTGAGAATGTCGGCGTGTACAACCTCTCTAAGGGAGTCAACCGCTTCTGCCTCTCCAAGCCTG GTGTTTACAAAGTCACCCCTCGCTCCTGCCACCAGTTCGAGCAAGACTTCTACACCTATGATAC CTCGGCCCCCAGTATCCTGACTCTCACTGCAGTGCGGCATCACATGACCGGGCTCATCACCACCGACAAGATCCTAGACGTCACAGTCACCATCAA ATCATCCATCGAGAGCGAGCCGGCGCTGGTGCTGGGTCCCCTTCGGAGCCAGGAGGAGCAGAGacaggagcagcagctgcaaGAGATTCAACTGCGCCGTCAGGAACGAGAGCGCCGTGCCGCCGAAGAGGACGGAGGCGCCAGAGACGATAGCCCTCCTATCCAAGAGAAGGCTGATGAACTGACAGGCCCCTTCCATTATGAGTTTTCCTACTGGGCCAG GGCTGGAGAGAAGATCACAGTGACTCCCTCCTCCAAGGAGCTGCTGTTCTATCCCCCTGAAGTAGAGGCTACCATCACCGGAG AGTCCTGTCCAGGTCGTCTGGTGGACATCTCAGGACGTGCGGGTCTCTTCCTGGAGGGCAAGGTATCACCAGAGCTACAGGGTGTGGAGATTTCCATCACTGAGAAAGGAGCTGCTGCACCACTCATCACTGTGGCCACTAATGAGATGGGGGCATACAG CGTTGGTCCACTCCACAGCGACCGGCAGTACGACATCAGTGCCAGTAAAGAAGGTTTTGTTCTGAGTCCTGTGGAGGGAACCCAGGGAGATTTCAAGGCGTTCGCACTGGCTGGTGTCACCTTCAAG ATAAAATCAGAGGATGGTCACCCCCTGTCAGGAGTTCTTCTGTCTCTGAGTGGAGGACAGTTTCGCTCCAACCTGTTGACTCAGGAAACTGGCCTCCTCACCTTCAATAACCTG AGTCCTGGTCAGTACTACTTCAAGCCCATGATGAAGGAGTTCCGTTTTGAGCCGGCATCTCAGATGATCACAGTGGAAGAGGGTCAAAACCTCAGTATTGATATAACTGGCATTAAGACTGCATACAG CTGCTACGGAGCGGTGCAGTCTCTGAGCGGGGACGCGGAGAGGGACGTGGCGGTGGAGGCGGTGGGCCAAGGAGAGTGTAGCCTCTACAGCGAGGACACCATTACCGATGAGGAGGGCCGCTTCAGACTCAGGGGTCTGCTG CCTGGTTGCAAGTACCTGATTCAGCTGCGAGCTGAAGGCAACGACCACATAGAGAGAGCACTACCACAACACAGAGCTATAGAG GTCGGCAGTAATGACATTGGAGGGGTCAACATCATTGCCTTCAGGCAAATTAATCAGTTTGACCTTAGTGGAAATGTCATCACGTCCCCTGAGCATCTCGCAACACTATCG GTGAAGCTGTATAAGAGTGACAATCTGGACAACCCAATCAACAGTGTTTCTCTGGGACAGTCCCTCTTCTTCCACTTCCCTCCTCtggacagagatggagag aGCTACGTGCTGATGCTTTACTCCACGCTGTCCCGTTCGCAGTATGATTTCACTCTGCCCCAGGTCTCCTTCACCTCCACCGGCTACCACAAGCACATCACGCTTACCTTCAACCCCACC CGTAAAGTGCCTGACCAGGATGTTGCCCAGGGCTCATACATAGCTCTGCCCCTCACTCTGCTGCTCCTGTTAGCAGCGTACAACCATGAAAAG GTCATCCCCCTGCTGTTACAGGTGGTGAATCGTATCCAGGGTGTGAGGAGCATGGCCCAAGCCAGCGGTGACAGCGCTGCTCTGGATGAAGCCAAACGCCAGGCCAAGAGACAGAAGGCCAGGCGTACATGA